In Choloepus didactylus isolate mChoDid1 chromosome X, mChoDid1.pri, whole genome shotgun sequence, a genomic segment contains:
- the LOC119522121 gene encoding LOW QUALITY PROTEIN: CXXC-type zinc finger protein 1-like (The sequence of the model RefSeq protein was modified relative to this genomic sequence to represent the inferred CDS: inserted 1 base in 1 codon): MEDMKAEMVWMSNTKEFPFLGPALQKRAVNVKHMKQWKNKVEPKEKKQKQKHKHKHMDAWKQPQQEDVKDPDLLQQCWGPGCVYPTRPGSKYCSDDCGMKLAADRIYEILPQRIQQWQKSPCIAEEHGKKMLERIHREQQDAHTRLKDMECHFHELEAIILRGKQQAVCQDEESNKGDRKNTDLKIFCVSCGQPISTRIALRHMEHCFSKYECQLSXGSMYPTCVEGATRLFCDVYNPQTRTYCKRLQVLCPEHSQDPKVSNDEVCGCPLVHNVFELTGDFCHLPKCLCNRHYCWEKLWRAEVDLERVRALHKLELLLEQEHKVHTAMTNRAGLLALMLHETIQHDPHTTDLRTNVDS; this comes from the exons ATGGAGGACATGAAGGCAGAGATG GTCTGGATGAGTAACACCAAGGAGTTCCCTTTCCTGGGTCCTGCTCTGCAGAAGCGAGCAGTGAATGTGAAGCACATGAAGCAATGGAAGAACAAGGTGGAGCCAAAG GagaagaagcagaagcagaaacaCAAGCACAAGCACATGGATGCGTGGAAACAACCACAGCAGGAAGATGTCAAGGACCCAGACTTGCTGCAGCAGTGCTGGGGGCCTGGCTGCGTGTATCCCACCCGGCCTGGCTCCAAGTACTGCTCAGATGACTGTGGCATGAAGCTGGCAGCTGA CCGCATCTATGAGATCCTGCCACAGCGTATCCAGCAGTGGCAGAAGAGTCCCTGCATTGCTGAGGAGCATGGCAAGAAAATGCTCGAGCGCATCCACCGTGAGCAGCAGGATGCCCACACCCGCCTGAAGGACATGGAGTGCCATTTCCATGAACTTGAGGCCATCATCCTGCGCGGCAAGCAGCAAGCTGTGTGCCAGGATGAGGAG AGCAACAAAGGGGACAGGAAAAACACTGATCTGAAGATCTTCTGTGTCTCCTGTGGGCAACCCATCAGTACACGCATCGCCCTGCGCCACATGGAGCACTGCTTCTCCAAG tATGAGTGCCAGTTGT TTGGGTCTATGTATCCCACGTGCGTCGAGGG GGCCACGCGGCTCTTCTGTGACGTCTACAACCCACAGACCCGGACCTACTGTAAGCGGCTCCAGGTGCTGTGCCCTGAGCACTCACAAGACCCCAAG GTATCAAATGATGAGGTGTGTGGTTGCCCACTAGTGCACAATGTCTTTGAGCTCACGGGTGATTTCTGTCACCTCCCCAAATGCCTGTGCAACCGCCACTACTGCTGGGAAAAGCTGTGGCGTGCTGAAGTGGACCTGGAGCGTGTGCGTGCG TTGCACAAGCTGGAGTTGCTGCTTGAGCAGGAGCACAAGGTTCACACGGCTATGACGAACCGGGCGGGACTGCTGGCCCTGATGCTTCATGAAACAATCCAGCACGACCCGCACACTACTGACCTGCGCACCAATGTAGACAGCTGA